A stretch of the Oncorhynchus mykiss isolate Arlee unplaced genomic scaffold, USDA_OmykA_1.1 un_scaffold_415, whole genome shotgun sequence genome encodes the following:
- the LOC110514179 gene encoding histone H2A, with protein sequence MSGRGKTGGKARAKAKTRSSRAGLQFPVGRVHRLLRKGNYAERVGAGAPVYLAAVLEYLTAEILELAGNAARDNKKTRIIPRHLQLAVRNDEELNKLLGGVTIAQGGVLPNIQAVLLPKKTEKAVKAK encoded by the coding sequence ATGAGCGGAAGAGGCAAAACCGGAGGCAAGGCCAGGGCGAAGGCAAAGACACGTTCATCCCGTGCCGGGCTCCAGTTCCCCGTGGGCCGTGTGCACAGGCTGCTGCGTAAAGGCAACTACGCCGAGCGTGTGGGCGCTGGCGCACCAGTGTACCTGGCCGCAGTGCTCGAGTACCTGACTGCTGAGATCCTGGAGTTGGCCGGAAACGCTGCCCGTGACAACAAGAAGACTCGTATCATCCCCCGTCACCTGCAGCTGGCAGTCCGTAACGACGAGGAGCTGAACAAACTGCTTGGCGGCGTGACCATCGCGCAGGGTGGTGTTCTGCCCAACATCCAGGCAGTGCTGCTCCCCAAGAAGACTGAGAAGGCCGTCAAAGCCAAGTAA
- the LOC118956072 gene encoding histone H3-like → MSRRRCRLYKLHIGILRLYSDCERRKLASAMARTKQTARKSTGGKAPRKQLATKAARKSAPATGGVKKPHRYRPGTVALREIRRYQKSTELLIRKLPFQRLVREIAQDFKTDLRFQSSAVMALQEASEAYLVGLFEDTNLCAIHAKRVTIMPKDIQLARRIRGERA, encoded by the coding sequence atgagcagaCGCCGCTGCCGGCTTTATAAACTTCACATAGGCATTTTGAGGCTATACTCCGACTGTGAAAGAAGGAAGCTAGCTAGCGCCATGGCCAGAACCAAGCAAACCGCTCGCAAATCCACCGGTGGCAAAGCACCCAGGAAGCAGCTCGCCACCAAGGCTGCGCGCAAGAGCGCCCCGGCCACCGGCGGCGTGAAGAAGCCTCACCGTTACAGGCCCGGCACCGTGGCTCTTAGAGAGATCCGTCGTTACCagaagtccactgagctgctgatccgcaaactgcctttccagcgcctggtgcgagaaattgcccaggactttaagaccgacctgcgcttccagagttccgcagtgatggccctgcaggaggcaagcgaggcttacctggtcggcctgttcgaggacaccaacctgtgcgccatccacgccaagagggtgaccatcatgcccaaggacatccagctggcccgtcgtattcgcggagagcgcgcataa
- the LOC118956071 gene encoding histone H1, giving the protein MAEVAPAPAAAAPAKAPKKKAAAKPKKAGPSVGELIVKAVSASKERSGVSLAALKKSLAAGGYDVEKNNSRVKIAVKSLVTKGTLVQTKGTGASGSFKLNKKAVEAKKPAKKAAAPKAKKVAAKKPAAAKKPKKVAAKKAVAAKKSPKKAKKPATPKKAAKSPKKVKKPAAAAKKAAKSPKKATKAAKPKAAKPKAAKAKKAAPKKK; this is encoded by the coding sequence ATGGCAGAAGTCGCACCAGCACCCGCCGCCGCCGCGCCGGCCAAGGCACCCAAGAAGAAGGCAGCAGCCAAGCCCAAGAAAGCGGGACCCAGCGTAGGCGAGCTCATCGTCAAGGCGGTGTCCGCCTCCAAGGAGAGGAGCGGCGTGTCCCTGGCCGCGCTCAAGAAGTCTCTGGCGGCAGGCGGCTACGACGTGGAGAAGAACAACTCCCGTGTCAAGATCGCCGTCAAGAGCCTCGTCACCAAGGGCACCCTGGTCCAGACTAAGGGCACCGGTGCTTCCGGCTCCTTCAAGCTCAACAAGAAGGCCGTCGAGGCAAAGAAGCCCGCCAAGAAAGCCGCAGCCCCCAAAGCTAAGAAGGTGGCCGCCAAGAAGCCCGCCGCCGCCAAGAAGCCCAAGAAGGTAGCAGCCAAGAAGGCCGTGGCCGCAAAGAAGTCCCCCAAGAAGGCCAAGAAGCCCGCTACACCCAAAAAGGCCGCCAAGAGCCCAAAGAAGGTGAAGAAGCCCGCCGCAGCGGCCAAGAAAGCGGCCAAGAGCCCCAAGAAGGCTACCAAGGCAGCGAAGCCCAAAGCCGCCAAGCCCAAGGCGGCCAAGGCCAAGAAGGCAGCCCCCAAGAAGAAGTAA
- the LOC110518129 gene encoding histone H2B encodes MPEPAKSAPKKGSKKAVTKTAGKGGKKRRKSRKESYAIYVYKVLKQVHPDTGISSKAMGIMNSFVNDIFERIAGESSRLAHYNKRSTITSREIQTAVRLLLPGELAKHAVSEGTKAVTKYTSSK; translated from the coding sequence ATGCCCGAGCCAGCAAAGTCCGCGCCCAAGAAGGGCTCCAAGAAAGCCGTCACCAAGACCGCAGGGAAAGGCGGCAAGAAACGCCGAAAGTCGAGGAAGGAGAGCTACGCCATTTACGTGTACAAAGTCCTGAAGCAGGTCCACCCCGATACCGGCATCTCCTCCAAGGCCATGGGAATCATGAACTCGTTCGTGAACGACATCTTCGAGCGTATCGCCGGAGAGTCGTCTCGCCTGGCCCACTACAACAAGCGTTCCACCATCACCTCCAGGGAGATCCAGACCGCAGTGCGCCTGCTGCTCCCCGGAGAGCTGGCCAAGCACGCAGTGTCCGAGGGCACCAAGGCCGTGACCAAGTACACCAGCTCCAAGTAA
- the LOC118956075 gene encoding uncharacterized protein LOC118956075: MSGRGKGGKGLGKGGAKRHRKVLRDNIQGITKPAIRRLARRGGVKRISGLIYEETRGVLKVFLENVIRDAVTYTEHAKRKTVTAMDVVYALKRQGRTLPEAVHVRKLASAMARTKQTARKSTGGKAPRKQLATKAARKSAPATGGVKKPHRYRPGTVALREIRRYQKSTELLIRKLPFQRLVREIAQDFKTDLRFQSSAVMALQEASEAYLVGLFEDTNLSSEHTMSGRGKGGKGLGKGGAKRHRKVLRDNIQGITKPAIRRLARRGGVKRISGLIYEETRGVLKVFLENVIRDAVTYTEHAKRKTVTAMDVVYALKRQGRTLYGFGG, from the exons ATGTCTGGAAGAGGTAAAGGCGGCAAGGGACTCGGAAAAGGAGGCGCTAAGCGTCACCGTAAGGTTCTCCGCGATAACATCCAGGGAATCACCAAGCCCGCCATTCGCCGTCTGGCTCGCCGTGGCGGCGTGAAGCGTATCTCCGGGCTGATCTACGAGGAGACCCGCGGTGTCCTGAAGGTGTTCCTTGAGAACGTGATCCGTGACGCCGTCACCTACACCGAGCACGCCAAGAGGAAGACCGTTACGGCCATGGACGTGGTCTACGCTCTGAAACGCCAGGGACGCACCCT TCCTGAAGCAG TGCATGT AAGGAAGCTAGCTAGCGCCATGGCCAGAACCAAGCAAACCGCTCGCAAATCCACCGGTGGCAAAGCACCCAGGAAGCAGCTCGCCACCAAGGCTGCGCGCAAGAGCGCCCCGGCCACCGGCGGCGTGAAGAAGCCTCACCGTTACAGGCCCGGCACCGTGGCTCTTAGAGAGATCCGTCGTTACCagaagtccactgagctgctgatccgcaaactgcctttccagcgcctggtgcgagaaattgcccaggactttaagaccgacctgcgcttccagagttccgcagtgatggccctgcaggaggcaagcgaggcttacctggtcggcctgttcgaggacaccaacctgt CTAGCGAACACACGATGTCTGGAAGAGGTAAAGGCGGCAAGGGACTCGGAAAAGGAGGCGCTAAGCGTCACCGTAAGGTTCTCCGCGATAACATCCAGGGAATCACCAAGCCCGCCATTCGCCGTCTGGCTCGCCGTGGCGGCGTGAAGCGTATCTCCGGGCTGATCTACGAGGAGACCCGCGGTGTCCTGAAGGTGTTCCTTGAGAACGTGATCCGTGACGCCGTCACCTACACCGAGCACGCCAAGAGGAAGACCGTTACGGCCATGGACGTGGTCTACGCTCTGAAACGCCAGGGACGCACCCTGTACGGTTTCGGCGGTTAA